A section of the Kribbella sp. HUAS MG21 genome encodes:
- a CDS encoding metallopeptidase family protein → MTEARRHRRHIDRHGRGMLGPISRPSKFAPRGLPLQRSAAAQFDEVVAIEVTRLEKRLPQVVARVEFAIEDVPNLDLDATEIPLTHASGGTSHEPYRIVVFRRPIELRAERSGSSLAWLVRSALVLELADVLALSPEQIDPDFDPEGD, encoded by the coding sequence GTGACCGAGGCTCGCCGTCATCGCAGGCACATCGACCGCCACGGCCGCGGCATGCTCGGCCCGATCAGCCGGCCGAGCAAGTTCGCGCCGCGGGGTCTGCCGCTGCAGCGGTCCGCCGCCGCGCAGTTCGACGAGGTGGTCGCGATCGAGGTGACCCGGCTGGAGAAGCGGCTGCCGCAGGTGGTGGCGCGGGTCGAGTTCGCGATCGAGGACGTGCCGAACCTGGACCTCGACGCCACCGAGATCCCGCTCACCCACGCCAGCGGCGGGACGTCGCACGAGCCGTACCGGATCGTCGTGTTCCGGCGCCCGATCGAGCTCCGGGCCGAGCGTTCCGGCAGCAGCCTGGCCTGGCTGGTGCGGTCCGCACTGGTGCTCGAGCTGGCCGACGTCCTCGCGCTGTCGCCCGAGCAGATCGACCCGGACTTCGACCCTGAAGGCGACTGA
- a CDS encoding glycosyltransferase family 2 protein translates to MEQEAPAGWEFFDSVDFPTDHIDDPMGRPRVRHVVTAVVVGHEGAAWLPRLSEALWALNPRPDRLIAVDTGSTDETAELLAAMPGVEPVVSVSARTGFGVAVARGLEAHGFAPIPSAVGPYGDDGHMPVVEWLWLLHDDCAPAPKALEKLLLQATMSPNTGVWGPKLRLWPRDRELLEVGVTTSLGGRRDTGIENGELDQGQHDQPRNVLAVSSAGMLVRRDVWEALRGFDPRLPMFRDDIDFGWRASRAGYQVGVAPDAVVYHAQAAATGERALAGTRRHAYQLDRAHAYYTVLANAPGKLLPLLILRFLFGTVMRSIWFLLGKTPSGAVDEWTALLGTLLAGGWTTARKNRRSLDRVPYDDIKGLFSRSVHALRHNLEETTSTISERIREAWADEPEEQVVTTARRAKSTARVATDQPRWRRQLIRRPFLIAWVVLAIGAVAAARGLIGSGVLRSQLLLPAHENIAALWHAAASAPPGVTPPAWLAQFWAFSTVLFGPTGAANILLLGAVPLAGLAAWALLRAFVVDRVARAWGASAYGLAVFTNGAISQGRLGTCVAAIVLPLLGAAVHTVARRRRVVIQGSWRAAWFAGICLAVLFAFTPALGLLVAVLLVFGAVLGLGWRRQGRQLVFSVVLGLLLVLPWTLELVRHPSKLGQEAGGPPTAAIGPGDSLPHLLTGTPIGAPAPWWFAVPLIVVALVSLLRQSRQRYELLGWFAALAGLAGTLVASRLGGGSGPLMFLMTAGWIIAVTVAWDSVGRSTEIIVQGLLGIVLVTTVVTAGFWVVRGADGPLWRGPAQDLPAYLVSAQDPPGNQSILVVRKAPAGQMRFSLVKDGGPRMGSLEAAPTAAQTKPITDVLATLGGGGSGEEGRQLAGLAIDYVYLPGPVDPTLQATLDSLPGLTRASANDGDASWLVDRSKVEGKTPLVDETHSVWRVLGLIGWIIALIFCLPTVRRTVAVPQGTHARRDR, encoded by the coding sequence ATGGAACAAGAAGCTCCGGCCGGCTGGGAATTCTTCGACTCCGTCGATTTCCCGACCGATCACATCGACGACCCGATGGGTCGTCCGCGGGTCCGGCATGTCGTCACCGCGGTGGTGGTCGGGCATGAGGGCGCGGCCTGGCTGCCGCGGCTGTCCGAGGCCTTGTGGGCGCTCAATCCCCGTCCGGACCGGCTGATCGCGGTCGACACCGGGTCCACCGACGAGACCGCCGAGCTGCTCGCCGCGATGCCCGGTGTGGAGCCGGTGGTCAGCGTCTCGGCGCGGACCGGCTTCGGGGTGGCGGTCGCGCGCGGCCTGGAAGCGCACGGTTTCGCGCCGATCCCGAGCGCTGTCGGGCCGTACGGCGACGACGGCCACATGCCGGTGGTGGAGTGGCTGTGGCTGCTGCACGACGACTGCGCGCCGGCCCCGAAGGCACTGGAGAAGTTGTTGCTCCAGGCCACTATGTCGCCGAACACCGGTGTCTGGGGCCCGAAGCTGCGGCTCTGGCCGCGGGATCGCGAGCTGCTCGAGGTCGGCGTCACGACCTCGCTCGGCGGCCGCCGCGACACCGGGATCGAGAACGGCGAGCTCGACCAGGGCCAGCACGACCAGCCGCGCAACGTGCTCGCGGTCAGCTCGGCCGGCATGCTCGTCCGGCGCGACGTCTGGGAGGCGTTGCGCGGCTTCGACCCGCGGCTGCCGATGTTCCGCGACGACATCGACTTCGGCTGGCGTGCGAGCCGCGCCGGGTACCAGGTCGGCGTCGCGCCCGACGCGGTCGTCTACCACGCGCAGGCTGCGGCCACCGGCGAGCGGGCCCTGGCCGGCACCCGGCGGCACGCGTACCAGCTCGACCGCGCGCACGCCTACTACACCGTCCTCGCGAACGCTCCCGGCAAGCTGCTGCCGCTGCTGATCCTGCGGTTCCTGTTCGGGACCGTGATGCGCTCGATCTGGTTCCTGCTCGGCAAGACGCCGTCCGGCGCCGTCGACGAGTGGACCGCTCTGCTCGGCACCTTGCTGGCCGGCGGCTGGACGACCGCGCGGAAGAACCGCCGCAGCCTCGACAGAGTTCCGTACGACGACATCAAAGGCCTCTTCTCCCGGTCCGTGCACGCCCTGCGGCACAACCTGGAGGAAACCACCAGCACGATCTCCGAGCGGATCCGGGAAGCCTGGGCGGACGAGCCCGAGGAGCAGGTCGTCACCACGGCCCGCCGGGCCAAGTCCACGGCGCGGGTCGCGACGGACCAGCCGCGCTGGCGCCGTCAGCTGATCCGGCGGCCGTTCCTGATCGCCTGGGTGGTGCTAGCGATCGGAGCGGTCGCGGCAGCGCGCGGTCTGATCGGAAGTGGCGTACTGCGTTCTCAGTTGCTGCTGCCGGCGCACGAGAACATCGCGGCGCTCTGGCACGCGGCCGCATCGGCTCCACCCGGTGTGACGCCGCCTGCCTGGCTCGCACAGTTCTGGGCCTTCTCGACCGTCCTGTTCGGTCCGACCGGTGCGGCGAACATCCTGCTGCTCGGCGCGGTCCCGTTGGCCGGTCTGGCCGCGTGGGCGTTGCTGCGGGCGTTCGTCGTCGACCGCGTGGCGCGGGCCTGGGGCGCTTCGGCGTACGGGCTGGCGGTGTTCACCAACGGTGCGATCTCGCAGGGGCGGCTCGGGACGTGTGTGGCGGCGATCGTGCTGCCGCTGCTCGGTGCCGCCGTACACACTGTGGCCCGGCGGCGGCGCGTGGTCATTCAGGGCAGTTGGCGAGCCGCTTGGTTCGCCGGCATCTGTCTGGCGGTGCTGTTCGCGTTCACGCCGGCGCTCGGTCTGCTGGTCGCCGTACTGCTGGTGTTCGGTGCGGTGCTCGGGCTCGGCTGGCGGCGGCAGGGGCGCCAGCTGGTGTTCTCCGTCGTACTGGGTCTGCTGCTCGTGCTGCCGTGGACTCTGGAGCTGGTGCGGCACCCGTCGAAGCTCGGTCAGGAGGCCGGTGGTCCGCCGACCGCTGCGATCGGGCCGGGCGACAGCCTGCCGCATCTGCTGACCGGTACGCCGATCGGTGCGCCGGCGCCCTGGTGGTTCGCCGTACCGCTGATCGTGGTGGCGCTGGTCAGCCTGCTGCGGCAGTCGCGGCAGCGGTACGAGTTGCTCGGGTGGTTCGCGGCGCTGGCCGGCCTGGCCGGGACGTTGGTGGCGAGCCGGCTCGGCGGCGGCAGCGGGCCGTTGATGTTCCTGATGACCGCGGGCTGGATCATCGCCGTCACGGTCGCGTGGGACTCGGTCGGCAGGTCCACCGAGATCATCGTCCAGGGTCTGCTCGGGATCGTGCTGGTGACGACGGTGGTGACCGCCGGGTTCTGGGTGGTGCGTGGCGCCGACGGGCCGTTGTGGCGCGGACCCGCCCAGGATCTCCCGGCGTACCTGGTGTCCGCGCAGGATCCGCCGGGCAACCAGTCGATTCTCGTGGTGCGCAAGGCGCCGGCCGGGCAGATGCGGTTCTCGCTGGTCAAGGACGGCGGCCCGCGGATGGGTTCGCTCGAGGCGGCGCCGACCGCGGCGCAGACCAAGCCGATCACCGACGTCCTCGCGACCCTCGGCGGTGGCGGCAGCGGTGAGGAAGGCCGGCAGCTGGCGGGGCTGGCGATCGACTACGTGTACCTGCCGGGTCCGGTGGACCCGACGCTGCAGGCGACGCTCGACTCGCTGCCCGGCCTGACCCGCGCCAGCGCGAACGACGGCGACGCCTCGTGGCTGGTGGACCGGTCGAAGGTCGAGGGCAAGACGCCGCTGGTCGACGAGACGCATTCGGTCTGGCGCGTGCTCGGGCTGATCGGCTGGATCATCGCGCTGATCTTCTGCCTGCCGACCGTCCGCCGCACGGTCGCCGTACCGCAAGGCACCCACGCGAGGAGGGACCGGTGA
- a CDS encoding DUF3499 domain-containing protein produces the protein MSIARICSRAGCQKPAVSTLTYVYADSTCVLGPLATYAEPHCYDLCADHADRLTAPNGWEVIRLAPDPAAAGPSSDDLEALANAVREAARPLPPREPRAGTPGAPVEVARRGHLRMLQDPGANTNEG, from the coding sequence GTGAGCATCGCCAGGATCTGTTCGCGCGCCGGATGTCAGAAGCCGGCCGTGTCGACGCTCACCTACGTGTACGCCGACTCCACCTGCGTCCTCGGACCGCTCGCGACGTACGCCGAGCCGCACTGCTACGACCTCTGCGCCGACCACGCCGACCGGTTGACGGCACCGAACGGCTGGGAGGTCATCCGGCTCGCTCCGGACCCGGCCGCCGCCGGCCCGTCCTCCGACGACCTGGAGGCCCTGGCGAACGCGGTCCGCGAGGCGGCCCGTCCGCTGCCGCCACGGGAGCCCCGCGCCGGCACGCCGGGCGCGCCGGTCGAGGTGGCCCGCCGAGGTCACCTCCGGATGCTGCAGGACCCCGGCGCCAACACGAACGAGGGCTAA
- a CDS encoding WhiB family transcriptional regulator produces MTEGLMAIVDGEAIEEEPNWQERALCAQTDPEAFFPEKGGSTREAKKVCLGCDVRGECLEYALQNDERFGIWGGLSERERRKLKKKAV; encoded by the coding sequence GTGACAGAGGGCCTGATGGCGATTGTCGACGGTGAGGCGATCGAGGAGGAGCCGAACTGGCAGGAACGGGCGCTGTGCGCCCAGACCGATCCAGAGGCTTTCTTCCCGGAGAAGGGCGGATCCACCCGCGAGGCCAAGAAGGTGTGCCTCGGTTGCGACGTCCGGGGCGAGTGCCTCGAGTACGCGCTGCAGAACGACGAACGCTTCGGGATCTGGGGCGGTCTGTCGGAGCGGGAACGCCGCAAGCTGAAGAAGAAGGCCGTCTGA
- a CDS encoding ThuA domain-containing protein gives MTEPIRVTVWGENVHEGRDESVRKVYPDTMHETIAAALRDKLGQEVVVRTAWLQQPEHGLTEEVLADTDVLTWWGHAAHGDVDDAVVDRVQKHVLSGMGLIALHSAHFSKIFIRLMGTTCSLDWRSDHDRELIWTVAAGHPIAQGIPHPLVIEREEMYGELFDIPQPDELVFVSSFSGGEVFRSGCCYRRGQGRVFYFRPGDQEYPTYHQPEVQQIIANAAKWAAPTSPRQLPEVHHRKDVGWFERA, from the coding sequence ATGACTGAACCGATTCGCGTCACGGTGTGGGGCGAGAACGTCCACGAGGGCCGCGACGAGTCCGTCCGCAAGGTCTACCCGGACACCATGCACGAGACGATCGCGGCCGCGCTGCGCGACAAGCTCGGCCAGGAGGTCGTCGTCCGGACCGCGTGGCTGCAGCAGCCCGAGCACGGTCTCACCGAGGAGGTGCTCGCCGACACCGACGTACTCACCTGGTGGGGGCACGCCGCGCACGGCGACGTCGACGACGCGGTCGTCGACCGGGTGCAGAAGCACGTGCTGTCCGGGATGGGCCTGATCGCGCTGCACTCGGCGCACTTCAGCAAGATCTTCATCCGGTTGATGGGTACGACGTGCTCGCTCGACTGGCGGTCCGACCACGACCGCGAGCTGATCTGGACGGTCGCGGCCGGGCACCCGATCGCGCAGGGCATCCCGCACCCGCTGGTGATCGAGCGCGAGGAGATGTACGGCGAGCTGTTCGACATCCCGCAGCCGGACGAGCTGGTGTTCGTCAGCTCGTTCTCCGGCGGCGAGGTGTTCCGCTCCGGCTGCTGCTACCGCCGCGGCCAGGGCCGGGTCTTCTACTTCCGCCCCGGCGACCAGGAGTACCCGACGTACCACCAGCCCGAGGTGCAGCAGATCATCGCCAACGCCGCCAAGTGGGCCGCCCCGACCAGCCCGCGCCAGCTCCCCGAGGTCCACCACCGCAAGGACGTCGGCTGGTTCGAGCGAGCCTGA
- a CDS encoding DUF5719 family protein, translating into MTRLLSDPRLRIGAVVLAMAVLAGLGVVTQPKKADTSAQAAVTEPSRTVVNRTALACPVLAPGGKMASVVNAVSPLLPEGTPTAAGTAEPLSIAPLAATSDPVGSLLKRGTIGSSPVVVKPQPLSVQGTGPLAAGTVGTSTTTAQEGVNRGMASVPCQLPGSDFWFVGASGAVDRRDVLVLTNLDSINAEVNVSVYARSGPQDLPAARGIVVPAHGTFELFLKQVAPNLRDIALHVESTGGRVAAAVRSNASNGSKPSGVDWLNTSAAPATKVFVPAVAPGAGLRILSVANPTDLQASASLTVNGPNGPFKPAGLETVQIAAGSVKTFMLDQVLHGDASGITITSDQPVTASMRVTDGTRTEFSSIGSADALTGPAYLVLPAHKQPAVLQVTAPGKAGSVKFELRDAAGRVLVTRALDVVNGSTSQIPFPAQPRATYLMVQQTRGTVVAGVTLMPAAKPGEDDVPEVAAWPLTTSLVFRAQLGAQPDVSAALR; encoded by the coding sequence GTGACCCGGTTGCTGTCCGACCCGCGCCTCCGGATCGGCGCCGTCGTCCTGGCCATGGCCGTGCTGGCCGGGCTCGGCGTGGTGACCCAGCCGAAGAAGGCGGACACCAGCGCGCAGGCCGCGGTCACCGAGCCGTCCCGGACGGTCGTGAACCGTACGGCGCTCGCATGCCCGGTGTTGGCGCCCGGCGGCAAGATGGCCAGTGTGGTCAACGCGGTGTCGCCGCTGCTGCCCGAAGGGACGCCGACTGCGGCCGGCACCGCCGAACCGTTGTCGATCGCGCCGCTGGCGGCCACGTCCGACCCGGTCGGATCGCTGCTGAAGCGCGGCACGATCGGGTCGAGCCCGGTGGTCGTCAAGCCGCAGCCGCTGTCCGTCCAGGGCACCGGCCCGCTCGCCGCGGGTACGGTCGGCACGAGTACGACGACCGCCCAGGAGGGCGTGAACCGCGGTATGGCCAGCGTGCCGTGCCAGCTGCCCGGATCGGACTTCTGGTTCGTCGGCGCCTCCGGGGCGGTCGACCGCCGCGACGTACTGGTGCTGACGAACCTGGACAGCATCAACGCCGAGGTGAACGTCAGCGTGTACGCGCGCAGCGGTCCTCAGGACCTGCCCGCGGCCCGCGGCATCGTGGTCCCGGCGCACGGCACGTTCGAGCTGTTCCTCAAGCAGGTCGCCCCGAACCTCCGCGACATCGCGCTGCACGTGGAGTCGACCGGCGGCCGGGTCGCGGCCGCCGTCCGGTCCAACGCCTCGAACGGCAGCAAGCCGAGCGGCGTCGACTGGCTGAACACGTCCGCGGCGCCCGCGACGAAGGTGTTCGTCCCCGCGGTCGCGCCGGGCGCCGGCCTGCGGATCCTCTCGGTGGCGAACCCGACCGACCTGCAGGCGTCCGCGAGCCTGACCGTGAACGGGCCGAACGGGCCGTTCAAGCCGGCCGGCCTGGAGACCGTGCAGATCGCGGCCGGGTCGGTGAAGACGTTCATGCTCGACCAGGTTCTGCACGGCGACGCGAGCGGGATCACGATCACGTCGGACCAGCCGGTGACCGCGTCCATGCGGGTCACCGACGGCACCCGGACCGAGTTCTCGTCGATCGGCTCCGCGGACGCGCTGACCGGACCAGCGTACCTGGTGCTGCCCGCGCACAAGCAGCCCGCCGTCCTGCAGGTGACCGCGCCCGGGAAGGCCGGCAGCGTGAAGTTCGAGCTGCGGGACGCGGCCGGCCGGGTGCTGGTCACGCGCGCGCTGGACGTGGTGAACGGATCGACCTCGCAGATCCCGTTCCCGGCGCAGCCGCGGGCGACGTACCTGATGGTGCAGCAGACGCGCGGGACCGTGGTTGCGGGCGTGACCCTGATGCCGGCCGCGAAGCCGGGCGAGGACGACGTGCCGGAAGTGGCGGCGTGGCCGCTGACGACCTCGTTGGTGTTCCGGGCCCAGCTCGGCGCCCAGCCGGACGTCAGCGCCGCTTTGCGTTAG
- a CDS encoding Gfo/Idh/MocA family oxidoreductase has product MNDQKLRVGVVGLGFAGRTALEAFSELPDVEVIALAGLEKDTLTSLGEKHGVPHLYEKWEDLLETPGLEAVSIGTPTQLHAPIALKALAKGLHVLSEKPLARTVAEGTAMVEASKQAGRVLKVVFNHRERGDVAALKHQIDEGQLGRIYYAKAHWMRRNGIPGMGGWFTNRELSGGGPLIDLGVHILDLALHLLGEPQVSTVSADTFAELGPRGKGSRDPNANTLGSAFEVEDLATAYLRLAGGGALQLETSWATYRAPGDNFGIELFGTDGGAKIEVQNYTNEDTLRIFTDVGGVPAEVKPATGAGLGHRAVVREFVRIVRSGEWEGQNGSEALLRTEIIDACYASAKAGREVVLND; this is encoded by the coding sequence GTGAACGATCAAAAACTGCGGGTCGGTGTCGTTGGACTGGGATTCGCCGGGCGGACGGCGCTGGAGGCGTTCTCCGAGCTGCCGGACGTCGAGGTGATCGCGCTGGCGGGCCTCGAGAAGGACACCCTGACCAGCCTGGGCGAGAAGCACGGCGTACCGCATCTGTACGAGAAGTGGGAGGACCTGCTCGAGACGCCGGGGCTGGAGGCGGTCAGCATCGGCACGCCGACGCAGCTGCACGCCCCGATCGCGCTCAAGGCGCTGGCCAAGGGCCTGCACGTGCTGTCCGAGAAGCCGCTGGCCCGGACGGTCGCCGAGGGCACCGCGATGGTCGAGGCCTCGAAGCAGGCCGGCCGGGTGCTGAAGGTCGTCTTCAACCACCGCGAGCGCGGTGACGTCGCGGCGCTCAAGCACCAGATCGACGAGGGCCAGCTCGGCCGGATCTACTACGCGAAGGCGCACTGGATGCGCCGCAACGGCATCCCCGGCATGGGCGGCTGGTTCACGAACCGGGAGCTGTCCGGCGGCGGCCCGCTGATCGACCTCGGCGTCCACATCCTCGACCTCGCGCTGCACCTGCTCGGCGAGCCGCAGGTCAGCACGGTGTCCGCGGACACCTTCGCCGAGCTCGGCCCGCGCGGCAAGGGCAGCCGCGACCCGAACGCGAACACGCTCGGCTCGGCGTTCGAGGTGGAGGACCTGGCGACGGCGTACCTGCGGCTGGCGGGCGGCGGCGCGCTGCAGCTGGAGACCAGCTGGGCGACGTACCGGGCGCCGGGGGACAACTTCGGCATCGAGCTGTTCGGCACCGACGGCGGCGCCAAGATCGAGGTGCAGAACTACACCAACGAGGACACGCTGCGGATCTTCACCGACGTCGGCGGCGTACCGGCCGAGGTCAAGCCGGCCACCGGCGCCGGGCTCGGCCACCGCGCGGTGGTGCGGGAGTTCGTCCGGATCGTGCGCAGCGGTGAGTGGGAAGGCCAGAACGGGTCCGAGGCGCTGCTCCGGACCGAGATCATCGACGCCTGCTACGCCTCGGCGAAGGCGGGACGAGAGGTTGTGCTCAATGACTGA